From the genome of Xiphophorus couchianus chromosome 15, X_couchianus-1.0, whole genome shotgun sequence:
accattgACTAAAACCTGGTGGGAGAAAAAGAGCAATCTGTTGAACTGCTGACTTTCCAAAATATGGCTCAAGGATGCAAATAGTATTTCCAATCAAATAAATTGTCTAAATTTGGTTATAACAACATAACTTTTTTAAACTTAAGAACACAAGCCTTATTCTTAACCTACCTACAGATGATGCATCACATGCTAGGTTTAATAACCACAACTTCATTCAAGTAATTGTAAAGATGCTCAGTTGATGGGTGGGAGTTTTCACCGTTGCAAGAAGTGCCTCAGGAAGTGAATTGGTGGACCTTAACGCTAACCAGGCATGATTTCTGCAGTCCGTTGTTCTTTGAGTTTTGAGAAATGTCTCATTGGGTCAGATCCTGgagttttctgttaaataaaaaaaatatatatatattataaagctgctggttctgatggggTTTCTTACTCCAGTGTGTATCTCACAACCTTTGAATTCCTTACTTAGTTTTAGAAAACAATCAGGACTGTACTAACAGAGAActcattttctaataaaatctGAAGATCTCACCCTCTGAGTCCTGAATATACTTGATTCAGACATTATTAAGTTCAGATTCACTTGAGTCACATTGATAGCACTGTTCTGACAAGTATGCTTTGTTATGTAATGCCATGAATGAGTAATGAGAGAGAAGAAATAATTGTTAACACCCCCTCttccaaataaatacacataagTAAATATCTGTATTTTTCACTCTAATACTGTTCTTGCCTCATAACTTTGGAGCCTATGTAtgatttagaattatttttcttcatttctagTTCTGCTGCAAAAGCTTTTAATGGTGGACATCTAAAAATGTGGAATAATGAGTGGAACGTCACGCTTaggacagacaggacaaaccaCTGCTTTAGTGATGTTTACACAatttatttgctctttattGTAGCAGAAATCATCACAGCCAGCAGCAGGATTTTGACAAATTATTCAGTCTGTGTAACTTAAATTTGTcttaataagaataataaatgtttttaatggtaGTGTTCCTCACTGTGAAGTTGTAAGCTAGCTAGTCTgtcacttttttgttgttggctcTATAATATGGATTAAGatatttatgtttgcatttcatATAGGAGCAGAATACAGCAGTTTATAAACAAGAAGAGGATCATACTGGACCTCTTCTGGTCAACACATTGCAGTTTGACTGAAAAGGTCAAACCTTTCAGTTTGACTGAAAAGGTTTCATTCAAACACAGAATCATCCTGTAGAGTTCAAAGGAGAACTATACTTGTTCTCCTAGGATTTAGTTgtatttaattcttttgtttgtttagttttattatataTCTCAGAATAAATTTATCTTTTGACTAAAGCTTTAGATTCATGGTTTTTTCAAACTTCTAGAGGTTGTGCCTAAACCTTTCTCAGCGttagagaaaatataaaagctgTGAGCAGAAACTTCatcttctttattgtttttaagtttaagGAATTACCGTAAGATTCTTCCTCCCCTTCAGCAGCAGATGAGATAAAAGAGTCAGGATGTTAATAAATAATGCCATCATTGCTGGACTACCAGAGGCTTGTTTTGACCAAGTTATAATGGAGGGGTTGATGATTTTAATTATGCATGAGAATAACCCACACATGTATACAGACTTAGGCATGAATATGTCTCCCATGGTTAAAGCAGATGTGCTCGTCTACACCCTCTGTCTTAGTTCCTACTGCAGAAGAGCTGCAGTCGGTAAAGTCGACCCAGTTCTGAGTGATGCAGTGGTTTATCCGATCCTGAGTGTTTCATTTAGTAAGAAATTGCTCTTTCTCTGTATGTTTGCTTTACTGAGTCATAGCGATTCCaacgtttctgtttttctctctcttgccTGCacttctctccctctcctcacTTCCTCCCTTCCCGGTCCCTCGTCTCCCTTcgctcctctttttttctgcttcatcacCTGCGCTGCTCCCCACCAGCCGCTCTCCTTCTCCGCTGCAGGCGTcggagaaggagaaggaaagcCCCGTGGAGCTGACGGAGCGCTGTTTCAGGGAGCTGCTGGGTCGAGCTGCCTACGGCAACATCAAGAACGCCGTCTCGCCCGTCCTGATGTAAGGCAAATTTCTGGCTCTTTTTAAAGATCTGCCTCTCTTGTGCAGTTGTTTACATATGCGAACACATCGGCTAACTGGGGGGAAACGCTGCATCTTTGGGTTCTGGAGCATTTTTATCTTTCTGCTGATCAGTTCAGAGGAGAGCGACAAGGGCGGTGCAAGGGTATCGACTAGATCTgagattttgtttgtgaatggggtgtttaaattatatattactGTGGCGATGCTATATGTAGATCACATCTCTGGACAGATATTATTTTTGGCAGGACATTCTTGATTTTtcgtgtaattttttttgtttaaataatttgctaATCTAAATCTTTGCCTGATCCTTTTAAAGCTGCGTTGTTCTTTTTAATGCAGTCCTTATTGCATCAGTTCTCACTCTCATagttttttaccttttgtttgTTACACATTTATACCTTTTCATTGCTTGTTACGTGGTTTTGTACCCCATGGCTTCATTTTCAACCTCTAAGCTAAAGATTTCcagagcttttgtttttttgagtgaAACTTTGGTGAAACCGAACAAGTGGAATAAATTACAGTACTTACAATTAAAGCTAAATAGGAAAACAGTTGTAAATTTTagaattatttaacatttgggtattttttaactgaatctTTAGTACAGGATAAAGGATTTTACCACTGATatactgttgttttatttgcaatgtAGTGTACATCAAAGTACCCTGTAAAATGATATAGTTCAAGAGACAATGACAAAGATGTTGATCTACTTTGGTTGCAACTTATCTGTTGTGATAACCTTTAGGAGATGTGCCACAACTTTGgagtttttacataaaaagaatgCAGTATCTTTTATTTGAATGAGAAGAGCAGCTATTGTTTCTGCTTCTTCCAAAAATACAGCTACAATAATTTTAGTAATGTTTGAGAATTTGTTGCACGGAAACATAAAGGGAGCATCTAGGCGAGACTGTAATAAAATCCGAGCGACTCTACTGTGTTCCTTATCTTCAGGAAATATAAGGGTTTGGtgctttttcatctttttgatgttttttttatttctttcatggCATTGCTGCATAGAAAAGCTCCAAATCCAGCACAAAAACACGACGTCTTACTGTCTGTGGAACTCCAAAGAATCCATTACAAACGTCAAACCACCGtctgataaaagacattttagtgGTTAAACTGGACCAATTATATTGATATGTCTTATctgattatttacaaaatataaaaacttgcTTATTCATGATGGATTACAGCCACTTGTAAATTTGCTGTTTCTATATTTTAAGCACCATCAGACTAAAATTGTTCTTGTATTCAGTATTTACTCTCAGATACTTATACCTACCTTCTTATCTCAGTTCTATCTTTGCATCTCTTCTCTCCATCTCCTCTGGCCTCCacttctccctccctcctctctgtctcttccCGTTCCAGGCACATGGACAACCACTCTCTATGGGAGGAAAAGATCTTTGCTGTGCGTTGCTTCAAAATCATCATGTACTCCATCCAGGTGAGAGAGACGATGCCCGCTCACACTCCTGAAAACCTTGTCTCACTCTGCTCTCATACTATCCGAGTCCAGATATTATCATGAGATGTGTTATTTGCTTTCAGACAgcctcatgtttttatttatcaccAGCTTTATCACACACCCTAGAGGCCAAAGCGGATACAGCCTCCAGTGTTCGGTTTGATTAGCTTTATGTTTCTGCAGtgtgttcacattttgtcgggacaaaaaaaccaaaaacagccCTTATTCATCggtttccttcattttttactCATATTTCAGGCAGTCCCTCTTCTGCTCTTTTTGTTATAGTCCCAACACTCTCACTTAGTAATCCAGCAACTCCTGGGCCATCTGGATGCTAACAGCAAGAACTCGGCCAAAGTGCGGGCTGGCATTGTGGAAGTGCTGCTGGAGGCTGCTGCCATCGCAGCCAGCGGCTCCGTAGGTGCGTCACGCCTGGAGAACAGAAACTCTGCTTGGCAATtttaaaatctggaaagtgctgaggatttaaaaaatgttgagcCTTTTGTTGTGTGAATGCAGGCCCTACAGTGTTGGAGGTGTTCAACACCCTGCTGAGGCAGCTGCGCCTCAGCGTGGACTACGAGTTGACCGGCTCGTATGACGGAACCAACATCGGCACCCAGATCATTAAAGCTCACGAGGAGCGGCAGCTGCAGGAGGCTGTCATCAGGACCATTGGTTAGCTTGTTGCTTTCATATAAGGCAGCTTTAAATGAATACATCTGTTTTTCCACttatttaatgtttactttttgtttccaGGCTCATTTGCCAACACCCTACCCACataccagaggtcagaggtcatgctGTTCATCATGGGAAAGATCCCGGTCCCTGGAGTAAATTTGACTCTTCCCCCTAACGAACTTGTGTAGGTTTTTTCACACCTCTGCACACAGTACCTCTTATAGACATTTTCCCATGACCAAGAGTAATACAGAGATGttcaaaatgttgtttgaatacaaatgtatttagACCCAGGTTTAAATGCATTGTTTCCATTTCCAGGCCTCAGGGAACACAAATGATTCAGATTATGTTGCTCAAGTCCTTGGTGCAggtaaatgtttgctttttcttttcatgattCTAAGATTTTAATGTATAGTTCTTTATGTAGCATTTAGAAGCAAGAAGGTAAATATTAAACATCAGAtgaggtttcccccagaaaacttgctaagcccgatGGTCGGGGCGCCAAGGCGATCCACCGGCGGCCCACCgggtttttgtattaaaagatgttaagttgacaagaaatgtaaaattattactGGGTAACTATGTGTAACGGGAAAACATCTCCAGTGAAATcctatttaaacccacaactagtctttaaaaacaactaatcaaaaaatacaattaaaatgaatatcaattatttgcacttctgtttaatccaaattaagtcatcAGCTCTATAAGGCCCCCTAGGGATTCAGgggccccataaatgctaatatgttaacacagaccacagatatGGTCTGTATCTGTAACTGTATCTGTAACATACAGATACAGATACATATGgtctgtaaatgtaaaatttgtttattgagattatcaatactgctaaatttgatttaatggtttcagcatacataaattaaaaaatttttaaatggttaatatttaaatgtaaaattttaaggagctggcaagtttaatTTGTAGAAGTTCAAACAACAATATTGATAGTTAGATAGTTTTGTTACCACCACAgttacaatctgatgctgtgagtttaatttttgagtttaagctctgtttgttcacaaatttaaattggtaaactgcaattataatttattgctttttattttggccaATTAAATTACTTCCCCTTTCCCAGTTTAAATCTGACACAGAAGCTGCTAGAGGTGCcaatgtttttagcagcaagaggggcccctaagtcaaattctgctTAAGGCTTCATACAGCCTTGGACTGGCCCTGCATGATGAGTTAAATCCGCTGCACTGCGCACAGAAATGTGCAATAAACGGTAGATTTAAttcaatgctgctaatgtggctttagtagctctttcATTtcgtgtctgttgagtttttaataagagcCACAGAAACTGTTCTGGTTGCTGGAGTTAATGGGACAAGATTATCAGAGGGTGCGCGCATTAACTCTGGCTGACTAAATAACGCATTTGATATGGTTTGATGCATTGTGTAATACATAAACTTCAGGGAAGACAGAGCCACACGCTTGGCAGTGTGTTGAGATGTAAACGCTGTACATAATTGTTCGTTCACAACTGTAAGTCATTCTCACCGCTCCCTCAACACGCACCTCTGAATTCGCgactacaagttattcctgaGGTTCGCCTAAAGCtgcgcaaccagagctaacgcaGTGGGTTTTAAACTCCTACCTTGAGTTCtccaaagaaacataattcctcacaggaagttgatgtaaatatctgtacaggtcagcctgtgtccagtttgagtgaaaggaggcgcACGCAAGTAAACTTCATCAAGCAGTTGCAGCGCGCGAGGCAACGAGCAGAGGCGCAAGCTGTATGATTGGTCAGCGCGCTGCCGgctttaaatacataaattataaaactatctattataaatgtatcttttaggaataaatctgctccgGTAGTGAAATGCGCAGAGTAACAGAAACGCTTGCAGTCCggcttaaaaacacaaaagaaaaaaaaagaagcgatttttaaaaatgtattattattattattttttttattattattttcctaaaaacataaacaagcaatgcttagcctgggggaggggctagtaaagcatggcgAGCCGCCAGGCtaataatacactgggggaaaccctgttaCTGATTGTAAGAAATACACAACCTCGAGAGAGACTTAGGATTTAATTccttaattgtaaaaaaaatatctggacTATAGTCAAATTTCCTTATTAAAGAGATAATTTCCTTTCATTATTAACCTCTTAAGGTGACAATGGGTTTCCAGACCACCAATATGCTCACAGCGTTGCCGGACACTTTCCTGGACCCTCTGCTGTCCTTCTCTCTAATCAATCACCCGGAGGTCCGGTTACTTGTTCTCCAGATTCTCCTCAGCCTCATCGACAGGCATGACAACAGGCCCAAATTCGCAACAGTCTGGTGAGTAAATCTCTTTGCAGCAGCAAGAACGGGTCTGCAGTTGTAGTCTTGTAGAGTTTACAGGTTGCACCTGTTTTGCTGTCTTCCTGTGTAGCATCATCTCTGACATCTCTGTGCTGAAACTCAAAGTTGACAAGTGCTCCAGACAGGACAATTTATTCATGAAAAAGGTACTCCATCATCATGCTTCTAgtcatttttctgtgttttcccaTGCTGAAAATAAGCAGAACATTGGAACCATTTGGAAATTCTTTATTAAATCTGTACTTTCCTTGGGATAAATGGATCTAAAACATTAACCTCCACCCGCAGCATGGCCAGCACCTGTGCCGACACATCTACCTTGGCTGTaaagaacagagcagcagccagcagcacTATGAGACCCTCTATGCTCTGTTGGGTCTTCTCTGCGTGGAGTTGGCGAACGAAGAGGTGGTGGTGGACCTCATCCGACTGGCACTCGCCTTGCAGGTATGGATGAACATAACACTTCATCAAATCTGCTTTGAATAAACGATTGGggagttttgtttattttgtttgtgtcctCTGCAGGACTTGGCCCTGTGCACGGATGAAGATCTGACTATTTATAACCGCTGTGCTGTGCATGCCCTCTCCGCCGCCTACCTCAACCTCATCTGCCAGCTCACCACCGTCCCAGCCTTCTGCCAACACATACATGAAGTTTGTGTCTGGGTTTCTTTATGTGAATCTTTGTGTCTTCAGACAAACATGTCATaaacagtatttttgtttccttgCTCTTTTCCAGGTAATTGAggtgagacagaaagaaagtcCTTACCTTTTGCCTGAGGGCATCTTTCTTGAGTGTCCCACGTaagaaaaaacctttttaatattcttttatCGCAAATATTGtctttatttacaaaacatgcAGTGAATTATTGCTCTCTCCTCTGTAAGGATTTTGTGTTGCACATTCTTGTTTATAGGCTGCCGCCTTCGCTGGAGAGGGTGGAAAGTGGTGTTTTGTTTCTCCAGTCGAAGATCGCAGAGGTCCTGGGAGGAAGTGGTTACAACACGGACCGACTGGCAACGCCCTACGTCCCACAGTGCACCGGTAGGAAGCGTTAGGAGAAAAAATTCAAATACTTCATTCACTGTTTAGTTTGAAAACCAGAGCGTGATGTAAACCAGATCTAGTTAGGATATTAGACCTACATTTGAACAACCTCATAGACTTAATTTCTAAAAACGTAAGCTCAAAATTTTCAGaatgaaatgacagaaaaactggTGCATGTTAATATTCCAGTACTGATTAAATTTATAGTTTGATCCACTTTATATCAGGTTTTCTTATAGAAGTCCAGGCTACAAGATCACATCTGGGGTTCCTCAAAGCTCTGTTCTCAGGCCACCTTTATTCAGAAAACATTACACCTACAAATCAGATAAAGGAGTATTACAATATCTCAAACTGTCATACATCATCTTTCCGTATGTGAATGACATAAAGCTTTATGTTTGTTTCATCACATGATTTCAGTCCTTTATTTGTCTTTAACATCAGTCAGTATATGGGTCAGAGTTTCATTCAGCTTGAGCTGAAAAGACATAAGTCATTGTTTTTGGTCCAGGAGATTAAAATCTAGAGACTGGGAGTGAACTAGACTCTgtgaaggtgaagaccacaaaACATGCCAGAACCCTTGAAGTCATTATGGGCTTGGACCTCAGTTTTAACAAccacattaaaaatgttgctggcAGTTCTGATCAATGGCAAGAACTTCATTCACATCATGCCAGCCAATAAGTTGCCAATAAGTTGTCTCCCTTTTTTCTAGATGAGGACCGGCTGTCCAAAAGAAAGAGCATTGGGGAGACCATCTCACTTCAGGTGGAGGTTGAGTCCCGAAACAGTCCAGAGAAAGAAGAGGTAAAGATCAAGAAACCCCAATGATCTGTAGAGGTCAAAGACATTTCTTTGACACAAAGACATTCATTTGATGCTTGTGTTTCTCAGAGGACTCCGGCAGAAGAAATCACATTTGAAACCCTGAAAAGTGCCATTGGTATGTCTACTGTTTCATTGGCTCTTAGTTATAATTACAATTCACCCTTAAGTGAATTTGTGCTTGTTCCCAAGAACTGAATTTGtctaattatttaattcaataaacAGTGAAATTGAGGTCTTGTGAGCTAAAATTA
Proteins encoded in this window:
- the LOC114158566 gene encoding protein EFR3 homolog B isoform X2, which encodes MFFFWVCGCCGALRPRYKRLVDNIFPEDPEDGLVKANMEKLTFYALSAPEKLDRIGAYLSERLSRDVARHRYGYVCIAMEALDQLLMACHCQSINLFVESFLKMVRKLLESDKPNLQILGTNSFVKFANIEEDTPSYHRSYDFFVSRFSEMCHSNYEDPDIRTKIRMAGIKGLQGVVRKTVNDELQANIWDPQHMDKIVPSLLFNLQSGERTESRSPSPLQASEKEKESPVELTERCFRELLGRAAYGNIKNAVSPVLMHMDNHSLWEEKIFAVRCFKIIMYSIQSQHSHLVIQQLLGHLDANSKNSAKVRAGIVEVLLEAAAIAASGSVGPTVLEVFNTLLRQLRLSVDYELTGSYDGTNIGTQIIKAHEERQLQEAVIRTIGSFANTLPTYQRSEVMLFIMGKIPVPGVNLTLPPNELVPQGTQMIQIMLLKSLVQVTMGFQTTNMLTALPDTFLDPLLSFSLINHPEVRLLVLQILLSLIDRHDNRPKFATVCIISDISVLKLKVDKCSRQDNLFMKKHGQHLCRHIYLGCKEQSSSQQHYETLYALLGLLCVELANEEVVVDLIRLALALQDLALCTDEDLTIYNRCAVHALSAAYLNLICQLTTVPAFCQHIHEVIEVRQKESPYLLPEGIFLECPTLPPSLERVESGVLFLQSKIAEVLGGSGYNTDRLATPYVPQCTDEDRLSKRKSIGETISLQVEVESRNSPEKEERTPAEEITFETLKSAIVDSAGMEEQERERRRQVVEKFQKAPFEEIAAHCGARATMLQSKLNQIFEITIRPPPSPSGTISLGYGQSQSRSVPIYEMKFPDLCVY
- the LOC114158566 gene encoding protein EFR3 homolog B isoform X4; the protein is MYGVCGCCGALRPRYKRLVDNIFPEDPEDGLVKANMEKLTFYALSAPEKLDRIGAYLSERLSRDVARHRYGYVCIAMEALDQLLMACHCQSINLFVESFLKMVRKLLESDKPNLQILGTNSFVKFANIEEDTPSYHRSYDFFVSRFSEMCHSNYEDPDIRTKIRMAGIKGLQGVVRKTVNDELQANIWDPQHMDKIVPSLLFNLQSGERTESRSPSPLQASEKEKESPVELTERCFRELLGRAAYGNIKNAVSPVLMHMDNHSLWEEKIFAVRCFKIIMYSIQSQHSHLVIQQLLGHLDANSKNSAKVRAGIVEVLLEAAAIAASGSVGPTVLEVFNTLLRQLRLSVDYELTGSYDGTNIGTQIIKAHEERQLQEAVIRTIGSFANTLPTYQRSEVMLFIMGKIPVPGVNLTLPPNELVPQGTQMIQIMLLKSLVQVTMGFQTTNMLTALPDTFLDPLLSFSLINHPEVRLLVLQILLSLIDRHDNRPKFATVCIISDISVLKLKVDKCSRQDNLFMKKHGQHLCRHIYLGCKEQSSSQQHYETLYALLGLLCVELANEEVVVDLIRLALALQDLALCTDEDLTIYNRCAVHALSAAYLNLICQLTTVPAFCQHIHEVIEVRQKESPYLLPEGIFLECPTLPPSLERVESGVLFLQSKIAEVLGGSGYNTDRLATPYVPQCTDEDRLSKRKSIGETISLQVEVESRNSPEKEERTPAEEITFETLKSAIVDSAGMEEQERERRRQVVEKFQKAPFEEIAAHCGARATMLQSKLNQIFEITIRPPPSPSGTISLGYGQSQSRSVPIYEMKFPDLCVY
- the LOC114158566 gene encoding protein EFR3 homolog B isoform X3; amino-acid sequence: MTGVCGCCGALRPRYKRLVDNIFPEDPEDGLVKANMEKLTFYALSAPEKLDRIGAYLSERLSRDVARHRYGYVCIAMEALDQLLMACHCQSINLFVESFLKMVRKLLESDKPNLQILGTNSFVKFANIEEDTPSYHRSYDFFVSRFSEMCHSNYEDPDIRTKIRMAGIKGLQGVVRKTVNDELQANIWDPQHMDKIVPSLLFNLQSGERTESRSPSPLQASEKEKESPVELTERCFRELLGRAAYGNIKNAVSPVLMHMDNHSLWEEKIFAVRCFKIIMYSIQSQHSHLVIQQLLGHLDANSKNSAKVRAGIVEVLLEAAAIAASGSVGPTVLEVFNTLLRQLRLSVDYELTGSYDGTNIGTQIIKAHEERQLQEAVIRTIGSFANTLPTYQRSEVMLFIMGKIPVPGVNLTLPPNELVPQGTQMIQIMLLKSLVQVTMGFQTTNMLTALPDTFLDPLLSFSLINHPEVRLLVLQILLSLIDRHDNRPKFATVCIISDISVLKLKVDKCSRQDNLFMKKHGQHLCRHIYLGCKEQSSSQQHYETLYALLGLLCVELANEEVVVDLIRLALALQDLALCTDEDLTIYNRCAVHALSAAYLNLICQLTTVPAFCQHIHEVIEVRQKESPYLLPEGIFLECPTLPPSLERVESGVLFLQSKIAEVLGGSGYNTDRLATPYVPQCTDEDRLSKRKSIGETISLQVEVESRNSPEKEERTPAEEITFETLKSAIVDSAGMEEQERERRRQVVEKFQKAPFEEIAAHCGARATMLQSKLNQIFEITIRPPPSPSGTISLGYGQSQSRSVPIYEMKFPDLCVY
- the LOC114158566 gene encoding protein EFR3 homolog B isoform X1, which gives rise to MPLPATDVPATQRLALDCRTLLDHRVGKGVCGCCGALRPRYKRLVDNIFPEDPEDGLVKANMEKLTFYALSAPEKLDRIGAYLSERLSRDVARHRYGYVCIAMEALDQLLMACHCQSINLFVESFLKMVRKLLESDKPNLQILGTNSFVKFANIEEDTPSYHRSYDFFVSRFSEMCHSNYEDPDIRTKIRMAGIKGLQGVVRKTVNDELQANIWDPQHMDKIVPSLLFNLQSGERTESRSPSPLQASEKEKESPVELTERCFRELLGRAAYGNIKNAVSPVLMHMDNHSLWEEKIFAVRCFKIIMYSIQSQHSHLVIQQLLGHLDANSKNSAKVRAGIVEVLLEAAAIAASGSVGPTVLEVFNTLLRQLRLSVDYELTGSYDGTNIGTQIIKAHEERQLQEAVIRTIGSFANTLPTYQRSEVMLFIMGKIPVPGVNLTLPPNELVPQGTQMIQIMLLKSLVQVTMGFQTTNMLTALPDTFLDPLLSFSLINHPEVRLLVLQILLSLIDRHDNRPKFATVCIISDISVLKLKVDKCSRQDNLFMKKHGQHLCRHIYLGCKEQSSSQQHYETLYALLGLLCVELANEEVVVDLIRLALALQDLALCTDEDLTIYNRCAVHALSAAYLNLICQLTTVPAFCQHIHEVIEVRQKESPYLLPEGIFLECPTLPPSLERVESGVLFLQSKIAEVLGGSGYNTDRLATPYVPQCTDEDRLSKRKSIGETISLQVEVESRNSPEKEERTPAEEITFETLKSAIVDSAGMEEQERERRRQVVEKFQKAPFEEIAAHCGARATMLQSKLNQIFEITIRPPPSPSGTISLGYGQSQSRSVPIYEMKFPDLCVY